The following are encoded together in the bacterium genome:
- the recO gene encoding DNA repair protein RecO, translating into MRTYSASAIVLRRIDLGEKDRILTVYAREQGKLSAVAKGARRAGSKLAGVSEPFTYAKMFLSTGRDLDVLTQAEIRESFPNVKRSIEGIAYAVYMMELTNSFVDERQPNPDLFDTLLSAMYILESGANPEITARYFEIHSLAILGYEPHFEACLRCGKKIGRERVAFSPALGGIVCAHCGMAPNDAIWVPGAIVSYAQALKNAEPQMLKSFKFPKGALRDLSNVLRWHIRYRLEHDLKSTDFIDSIMHME; encoded by the coding sequence ATGAGAACATACTCAGCCAGCGCAATAGTCCTGCGTAGGATCGACCTGGGCGAGAAGGATCGAATCCTCACCGTATACGCCCGCGAGCAGGGCAAGCTCTCGGCTGTGGCAAAGGGCGCAAGGCGCGCGGGCAGCAAACTGGCTGGAGTCAGTGAGCCGTTCACATATGCAAAGATGTTTTTGTCGACCGGCCGTGACCTGGATGTGCTCACACAGGCGGAGATAAGAGAGTCTTTTCCAAACGTGAAGCGGTCTATCGAGGGGATCGCATATGCGGTCTACATGATGGAACTGACAAACAGCTTCGTGGACGAGCGGCAGCCCAACCCGGACCTCTTCGACACTCTGCTGAGCGCAATGTATATTCTGGAGAGCGGCGCGAATCCCGAGATCACCGCTCGATATTTTGAAATTCACTCACTCGCCATACTGGGGTATGAGCCTCATTTCGAGGCGTGTCTTAGGTGCGGCAAGAAGATCGGACGCGAGCGGGTCGCGTTCAGTCCGGCGCTGGGAGGCATAGTCTGCGCGCATTGCGGCATGGCTCCAAATGACGCGATATGGGTCCCCGGAGCAATCGTCTCATATGCGCAGGCGCTGAAGAACGCCGAGCCACAAATGCTCAAGAGCTTCAAGTTTCCCAAGGGCGCTCTGCGTGACCTTTCAAATGTTCTGAGGTGGCATATTCGATATCGACTCGAACATGATCTAAAGAGCACGGATTTTATTGACTCGATAATGCACATGGAGTAA
- a CDS encoding family 20 glycosylhydrolase, whose product MTQDSTLYLAPVPKKLSVRQGEFDPTGKKYIQFVSDEPSCLMPAAKQTGFDLEVTASPLAPKGSVGLQFIVDETSGIPVDGYKLVIKPDMIEITSSTPAGAFYGACTLKQIARQSGKKLPCLAISDWPDMAERGVMLDISRDKVPTMETLYHLVDLLADWKINQFQLYTEHTFAYLAHPSVWEHACPMTGEQILQLDAYCRERFIELVPNQNSFGHLRRWLTHDKYRPMAELPHGGMTDWGYMDEPYSISPASKKSLPFLAGLYDELLPHFTSCSFNVGCDETVDLGFGRSKKLCKERGADRVYLDFLMDIYKLVTERGRTMQFWGDIIIRHPELIPELPNDIVALEWGYEAKHPFAENSAKFADSGIPFYVCPGTSAWSTLTGRTDNAIGNIANAAKNGFANGAVGMLNTSWGDNGHWNPNSVEYLGFMAGAMASWNSKPDMKKTIAQNLSIHAFGDMTLKSGKAFYDLGNAYMVFRKRAFNCAIPWIVLFRDKENDPLLKHIKSEDFDVLEGFLKDIEKNLAGEKMTSCDADLVRQELKFLFNIMHLSTKAGKWRLGGPKPSGFDAEGEKIKDEHRKVWLLRNRPGGLEDSISNIKV is encoded by the coding sequence ATGACTCAAGACTCGACACTCTACCTCGCGCCGGTGCCGAAAAAGCTCTCTGTGCGACAAGGCGAATTCGATCCCACAGGTAAAAAATACATTCAGTTCGTCTCTGACGAACCCAGTTGTCTCATGCCTGCTGCAAAGCAGACAGGCTTTGATCTGGAAGTCACGGCGAGCCCACTCGCGCCCAAAGGCTCTGTCGGGCTGCAATTTATCGTAGACGAGACATCTGGCATTCCTGTCGACGGCTACAAGTTGGTCATCAAACCCGATATGATCGAGATCACTTCTTCCACTCCCGCGGGCGCTTTCTACGGCGCATGCACTCTTAAGCAGATTGCCCGGCAGTCAGGCAAAAAACTGCCGTGTCTGGCCATATCAGACTGGCCGGATATGGCCGAGCGCGGCGTCATGCTCGACATCAGCAGGGACAAGGTCCCAACAATGGAGACCCTATATCATCTGGTAGACCTGCTTGCGGACTGGAAGATCAACCAGTTTCAGTTATACACCGAGCACACATTCGCATACCTCGCTCACCCGAGTGTCTGGGAGCATGCATGTCCGATGACCGGTGAGCAGATACTCCAGCTCGACGCCTACTGCCGCGAAAGGTTCATCGAACTCGTTCCCAATCAGAACTCCTTCGGCCACCTCCGCAGATGGCTCACGCATGACAAATACCGCCCTATGGCCGAACTGCCCCACGGCGGAATGACGGACTGGGGATACATGGATGAACCATACAGCATCAGCCCGGCGAGCAAAAAGAGCCTGCCTTTCTTGGCCGGTCTATATGACGAACTGCTCCCACACTTTACAAGCTGCAGTTTCAATGTCGGCTGCGATGAGACCGTCGACCTCGGCTTTGGCCGCAGCAAAAAACTCTGCAAAGAACGCGGTGCCGACAGAGTCTATCTCGATTTCTTGATGGATATCTATAAGCTGGTCACCGAGCGCGGTCGCACCATGCAGTTCTGGGGTGATATCATAATCCGCCACCCCGAACTGATACCCGAACTGCCCAATGATATTGTCGCGCTGGAATGGGGATATGAAGCAAAGCACCCGTTCGCAGAAAACTCGGCCAAATTCGCCGACTCCGGCATACCTTTCTATGTCTGTCCTGGCACGTCGGCCTGGAGCACACTTACCGGCAGGACCGACAACGCCATAGGCAACATCGCAAACGCAGCCAAAAATGGATTCGCAAACGGAGCCGTGGGCATGTTAAACACCAGTTGGGGCGACAACGGCCACTGGAACCCGAACTCGGTCGAGTATCTCGGGTTTATGGCCGGGGCAATGGCTTCATGGAACTCAAAACCCGATATGAAAAAGACAATTGCCCAAAACCTCTCGATCCATGCATTCGGCGATATGACGCTCAAGTCCGGCAAGGCATTCTATGACCTCGGTAATGCGTATATGGTATTTAGGAAGCGTGCTTTTAATTGCGCAATCCCATGGATTGTGCTGTTCAGGGATAAAGAAAACGATCCGCTGCTCAAACACATCAAATCGGAAGACTTTGATGTGCTCGAAGGCTTCCTCAAGGACATTGAGAAGAACCTTGCAGGCGAGAAGATGACTTCGTGCGACGCCGATCTGGTGCGCCAAGAGCTTAAGTTCCTCTTCAATATTATGCACCTATCCACAAAAGCAGGAAAATGGCGACTGGGAGGACCAAAGCCGAGCGGATTCGATGCAGAGGGCGAAAAGATTAAGGACGAACACCGCAAGGTATGGCTGCTGCGAAACAGACCTGGTGGTCTTGAGGACAGTATAAGCAATATAAAAGTGTGA
- a CDS encoding class I SAM-dependent methyltransferase, with protein MGKRNPWDEVAQVYEENRPSYPEQLIDDLIDKAQLTTDDRLLEIGAGTGKATTLLAKRGFQIHCIEPGMNLAGILTQKCSCYPKVSIDIASFEEWIPAGDMKFDLIFSAQAFNWLEPDIRYRKCRQLLKNGGYLALFWYGHDNEPWESDIAYSGMFQHPQVFKYHMESTLDCESYIKTMESTSTYALMGKEAKSEMREQALNDIRQQGGFVNTSLNYQLYLAKAI; from the coding sequence ATGGGTAAAAGAAATCCTTGGGATGAAGTAGCTCAGGTTTATGAGGAAAACCGGCCTTCGTATCCGGAACAGCTCATAGATGACCTCATCGATAAAGCTCAACTCACTACGGATGATCGGCTGCTGGAAATCGGTGCAGGCACCGGCAAGGCGACAACTTTACTTGCAAAAAGGGGCTTTCAGATTCATTGTATCGAACCAGGTATGAACCTGGCTGGCATTTTGACTCAGAAATGCTCATGCTATCCTAAAGTAAGCATTGATATAGCTTCTTTTGAAGAGTGGATACCTGCCGGTGATATGAAATTCGATCTCATCTTCAGTGCACAGGCTTTTAACTGGCTTGAGCCAGATATCAGATATCGTAAGTGCCGCCAATTGTTGAAAAATGGCGGGTATCTCGCGCTGTTCTGGTATGGTCATGACAATGAGCCATGGGAATCCGATATCGCTTACTCTGGCATGTTTCAACACCCTCAAGTCTTCAAGTATCATATGGAGTCGACCCTTGATTGCGAATCGTATATCAAGACCATGGAATCTACATCGACTTATGCTCTCATGGGTAAGGAGGCAAAGTCCGAGATGCGTGAGCAGGCTTTGAATGATATACGGCAACAGGGCGGTTTTGTGAATACAAGCCTGAACTACCAATTGTACCTGGCAAAAGCGATTTAG
- a CDS encoding polysaccharide deacetylase family protein, giving the protein MKKNIGTYRTVFELVLIVLLVISTAHKEVRTQSWRGEVIYRVPTKEKVCALTYDDGPHPKYTPEILAILKKYNVKATFFMIGSDMQKYPDVVQDVLEQGDVIANHTYTHPHNIEVDTQAQVIKELEKCEDVIEQMTGKRALLFRPPRGMIDGMVFSIAEEEGYRTVLWTVCADHHDAPTPEAMAKRVIQHIRPGTVILAHDGSFPSRWKDVAATPLIIEGLKKKGYRFVTVPELIEIGKNSSEPKFSLWPF; this is encoded by the coding sequence ATGAAAAAGAATATCGGCACATATCGCACTGTCTTCGAGCTTGTTCTGATAGTGCTTCTGGTGATATCGACCGCGCATAAAGAAGTGCGCACGCAGTCGTGGCGTGGTGAGGTCATATATCGTGTCCCGACAAAAGAGAAAGTCTGTGCGCTCACATATGATGATGGACCTCACCCTAAGTATACTCCCGAGATACTGGCTATTTTGAAAAAGTATAACGTGAAGGCCACATTTTTTATGATCGGCAGTGACATGCAAAAATATCCCGATGTCGTTCAGGATGTGCTCGAACAGGGCGATGTGATCGCGAACCACACATATACTCATCCTCACAATATTGAAGTTGACACTCAGGCCCAGGTGATCAAAGAGCTCGAAAAATGCGAGGATGTGATCGAGCAGATGACTGGCAAGCGGGCGCTTTTGTTCAGGCCGCCGCGCGGTATGATCGATGGCATGGTCTTCAGTATAGCCGAAGAAGAAGGCTATCGGACCGTGCTCTGGACTGTATGTGCGGATCATCATGACGCGCCGACCCCTGAAGCGATGGCGAAGCGTGTGATTCAACATATTCGCCCGGGAACCGTAATACTCGCGCACGACGGATCATTTCCCAGCAGGTGGAAAGATGTCGCAGCCACGCCTCTGATAATAGAGGGATTAAAGAAGAAAGGCTATCGTTTCGTGACTGTGCCGGAGCTGATCGAGATAGGCAAAAACAGCAGCGAACCAAAGTTCAGTCTGTGGCCGTTTTAG
- a CDS encoding aldose 1-epimerase family protein: MPILWGRKYARQELLDRVGDISQVGGARKIMFDDGPHKGVEAVEFRTGSGLNFTVVPGRGMDITIAEHNGRPLSWRTAAGELTPALYEEPGLGWLRSFPGGLVATCGLTYLGSPCEDMGESLGIHGRIANTPASNVYVDGEWYGDEYKMWAIGKVRESRVFGENVTLRRKVSALLGESKLSIHDIVTNEGPRRTPHMILYHINGGFPALDEGSLFISPTLHAAPRDTDAEVDEEHFYRMDAPTAGFVERCYYHEMAADPDGWVQAALINKNMPAGDVFGFYVRYNKSELPNFIEWKMNGTQEYVVGMEPANCLVEGRAKERERGTLQFLKPGESREYHIEIGVLADADEVAEFEDSVSQIKGS; encoded by the coding sequence ATGCCTATACTTTGGGGCAGGAAATATGCCAGGCAGGAACTGCTCGATAGAGTCGGCGACATATCCCAGGTCGGCGGAGCCAGAAAGATCATGTTCGATGACGGTCCGCATAAGGGTGTCGAGGCTGTCGAGTTTCGCACAGGCAGTGGGCTGAACTTTACGGTGGTGCCGGGCAGAGGCATGGATATCACCATAGCTGAACATAACGGCAGGCCGCTTTCATGGCGAACAGCGGCTGGTGAACTCACCCCGGCGCTCTATGAAGAACCTGGACTCGGATGGCTCAGGTCATTTCCAGGCGGACTTGTCGCGACATGCGGGCTGACATATCTTGGCTCGCCATGCGAAGATATGGGCGAAAGCCTCGGCATACATGGGCGCATAGCCAACACTCCCGCCTCGAATGTCTATGTGGACGGCGAGTGGTATGGGGACGAATACAAGATGTGGGCTATTGGCAAGGTTCGCGAGTCACGCGTGTTTGGCGAAAACGTGACGCTCAGGCGCAAAGTGTCGGCACTGCTTGGCGAGAGCAAACTGTCGATCCATGATATCGTCACAAACGAGGGTCCGCGAAGGACCCCGCACATGATTCTGTATCACATAAACGGCGGTTTTCCGGCGCTCGACGAGGGTTCTCTGTTTATCTCACCCACACTTCATGCAGCGCCCCGCGATACTGACGCTGAGGTCGATGAGGAGCATTTCTATAGAATGGATGCTCCAACGGCAGGCTTTGTCGAGCGATGCTATTATCACGAGATGGCAGCCGACCCGGACGGTTGGGTGCAGGCTGCGCTGATCAACAAGAACATGCCCGCAGGCGATGTGTTCGGGTTTTATGTGCGGTATAACAAAAGCGAACTGCCGAATTTCATCGAGTGGAAGATGAATGGAACACAGGAATATGTGGTGGGGATGGAACCGGCGAACTGCCTGGTGGAAGGCCGGGCAAAGGAGCGCGAGCGCGGCACTCTGCAGTTTTTGAAGCCCGGCGAGTCACGCGAATATCATATCGAGATAGGCGTGCTTGCCGATGCGGACGAAGTTGCGGAGTTTGAAGATAGCGTATCACAGATCAAAGGCTCTTAG
- the hisI gene encoding phosphoribosyl-AMP cyclohydrolase: MDDFLDSLKYDSNGLVAAVVQDYENNDVLMVGYMNREAVKATLTTGRTTFWSRSRQKFWIKGETSGNIQAVKNVYVDCDKDCLLVKVDQKGAACHEGYRSCFFREVDSDGKEEIISEKLMESY, encoded by the coding sequence ATGGATGACTTTTTAGATAGCCTGAAATATGACTCAAACGGCTTGGTCGCCGCAGTGGTGCAGGACTATGAGAACAACGACGTACTCATGGTCGGCTATATGAACCGCGAAGCAGTGAAGGCCACACTCACCACCGGCAGGACCACATTCTGGAGCCGGTCAAGGCAGAAGTTCTGGATAAAGGGCGAGACATCCGGCAATATCCAGGCCGTTAAAAATGTTTATGTTGACTGCGATAAAGACTGCCTGCTCGTCAAGGTCGATCAGAAGGGCGCAGCATGCCATGAAGGCTATCGGAGCTGCTTTTTCAGGGAAGTCGATTCGGATGGCAAAGAAGAAATAATCAGCGAGAAGCTGATGGAATCGTATTAA
- the rlmN gene encoding 23S rRNA (adenine(2503)-C(2))-methyltransferase RlmN, translating into MELFGRDRAELESYCKQLGHPTFRGRQLTDWLYKKGIRTFDEMTNLPAALREQLSGSCTIYRSHILRRSKSSDGTTKFLLELADGETIETVLLPYADRLSVCVSSQVGCSAGCMFCATAMCGLIRNLTAGEIVDQVLTLQEQAASRVTHVVFMGMGEPLMNMQNVLRAVHLLNDEVGISMRRLTISTVGITPVIRKLAGMDLQLTLAISLHAPDDDLRQSLIPLAKKFPLRDLIESCRQYVDRTSRRITFEYLLISGVNDSPSHAERLATLLKGMLCHVNLIPYNEVPGKPYKKPSKKSIAAFREVLDNNGIDVTQRMERGHSVSAACGQLRRSTL; encoded by the coding sequence ATGGAACTATTCGGACGTGACAGAGCCGAGCTGGAGTCATATTGCAAACAGCTCGGCCATCCTACTTTCAGGGGCAGGCAGCTTACGGACTGGCTCTATAAAAAGGGCATTCGCACTTTTGACGAGATGACCAATCTGCCCGCAGCCCTGCGCGAACAGTTATCAGGTTCATGCACGATCTATCGCTCACATATACTGCGCCGGTCGAAGTCGTCCGACGGAACCACAAAGTTTTTGCTGGAACTCGCTGACGGTGAGACGATAGAGACAGTCCTACTGCCTTATGCGGATCGCCTGAGCGTGTGTGTGTCGAGCCAGGTCGGCTGTTCGGCGGGCTGCATGTTCTGCGCCACAGCCATGTGTGGGCTTATCAGAAACCTCACAGCCGGTGAAATTGTCGACCAGGTGCTCACACTGCAGGAGCAGGCCGCATCGAGGGTGACGCATGTCGTTTTCATGGGCATGGGCGAGCCGCTTATGAATATGCAAAATGTGCTCAGGGCTGTCCATCTGCTCAATGACGAGGTTGGGATATCCATGCGCAGACTCACCATATCCACTGTCGGTATCACGCCTGTCATCAGGAAACTTGCCGGGATGGACCTTCAACTCACACTTGCAATCTCACTGCATGCTCCCGATGATGATCTGCGCCAGAGTCTGATTCCACTGGCAAAAAAGTTTCCACTGCGTGACCTGATCGAATCATGCAGGCAATATGTTGACCGAACCAGCCGCAGGATCACATTTGAATATCTGCTGATATCCGGCGTAAACGACAGCCCGTCGCATGCGGAAAGACTTGCAACTCTGCTCAAGGGGATGCTCTGTCATGTGAACCTGATCCCATATAATGAAGTCCCCGGCAAGCCATATAAAAAGCCGTCAAAGAAGTCGATTGCCGCGTTTCGTGAGGTGCTCGACAATAATGGCATCGACGTCACGCAGCGCATGGAGCGTGGGCATTCAGTGTCGGCCGCATGCGGCCAACTCCGTCGTTCCACATTATAA